The stretch of DNA ACTCACCATAATCTTTCAAACACCGCACctacagaaaataaatattttttgacATTACACATCTTGGTTTTCAGGCgataactctcagacacctcctcctacttatccttggaccatgatcccacagacaagcaccaggcctGCATctcacacaccatttctgatttcatcacttctggctgtctgccttccacagcctccaacctcatcgtttcccagccccgcatAGCTGGGTTTTACCGTTTCCGCAAAATCcatcaactgccctggcagatccattgtttctgcctgctcacaTCCCATGGAAATAATTTCCACATacttcgactccatcctatcctcccctttccaatctctcctgacctatgtccaagatacctcacatgctcttcttctcttcaatgacttctgcTTTCTGAGCCCCCActtcctcatctttactatggaccttCAGTCAcctgcacctccatcccccaccaggaaggccttaaagccttcAGTTTTATTCcttgaccgcagaaccatccaatttctctCTACTAACACTACTCCACCTAgcagagttggtcctcaccctcaaaaactcctcccacttcctccaagaccAAGCCGTAGCTATgtacactcgcatgggccccagctatgcctgcctctttgtaaggtacattgaacaatccttgttccaggcatatactggccctatccccaaaccctATCACAttaacattgatgactgcatcggtgctacctcctgcacccaaacagaactcatggacttcatcaacttcaccaccaattttcatcctacactcaaattcactttaaacatctccaacacctccctctcctttcttgatctcagtctccatcacaggaaatagacaattgactgacgtctattacaaacccactgactcccacaactatctcgactacacttcttcctgcAAAGGCtcgatcccctactcccaattcctccgtttacatcgcatctgtgcccaagatgaggtgttccatactcgaACATCCGAGATGCTCTTATTCTGTGGGGTTCCCCTCGCCCACCATAGATGATTACCTCacttgtctcctcggtaccccgcagactcggcccttgccccccccctccccttattcgcaacagagacagagttccCCTCATCCTtaacttccaccccatcagccgttgcatacaacacataatcctccgaaatttccaccatctccaacgggatcccaccaccagccacatccccacccctttccgcctttcgcagagactgttccctccgcaactccctagttaactcataccttcccacccaaaccacccctccccaggtgaaagagttattaattgattgttgtcatatttaagctttcctgttgtaaaaggccaattgtaatgcatgatggGATTTGGACAACTTCCATTGTGACAAGGTTTTTTTAAACTTAAGGTGAAAAGTTCGCAGCTCTCTTGCAAGATTTTTTATGTAAGTTGAAGAGTTTTTCTGCACGTATATAAACTCGCGTTTTCTGGTATGTCTTTGTGTATGCTGCTGGAGATTCAGACGTGAGAAACTGTTGCCTCCGAGTCGCTCAGTTCACACCCGTCAGGcgttaaattaaagctttgtatggtcttaagaatttgtactttgtctatCCTTTAAGTGAACTTTTTCACAGGTACCTTCCACTGCAACACCtgttgctatacctcctccctcgactctgtccagggaccccgacaatcctttcaagttaggcagaggttcacttgcactacctccaacctcatcttctgtATTTGTCGTTCAAgatatggactcttatacatcggtgagaccaaacgcagactgggcgatcgtttcgcagaacatcTTCTCTCAGCCTGCCTGAACCaccttgatctcccggttgctggacactttaattctccttcccattcctacacagacctatgtcacctattccttttctccagtgataatgcctgacacgctgagttactccagcattttggtccatcttcggtgtagaccagcatctgcagttacttccacaCAGGTAATAGGTGGAAACAGTgtttttgataagcagatggttggactaaaggccagagataaaaaaaaGAGTGCTAGCCAAAAAAAAttaagttgcaaattgtgaagttaGAGGAAGGAATGCAATTGGAAGGGGAGGTAAGAAATGAGCGCAAGTTCAGTTGGGactcaggggagggggaaagaaaggggaattatgtgggaggggaagggaaaggcGGAGGgttatgtagttacctaaaattggagaattcaatgctcattctatttggttgtaagctatccaagctaaatatgaggtgtttCTCCTCCAgtatgtgtggcctcactctggcaatgtaggAGGCCCAAGCCAAACTTCTATACCCAAcattctgactgatgaatgctAATGAGCCAAAAGATGTCTTGACTACATTATCTACCCGagtcagagaagggtctcaacccgaaacgtcacccattccttctctccagagatgctgcctgtcctgctgagttagttcagctttgtgtctatcttctgtttaaaccagcatctgcagttccttcttacacaaatctAAATTGAGGAAATAGATACAAAACAACAAGGGTGGCATAtggaaaagtgacaaaaatttGCTGGAAGGCTTGAGGATTTTAAAGACCTGATCAGCAAAGAGAATTCTTCAATTAAGTCATAATGCTGGGGTAAATGGGCTTGAAGGAGATGATTGCGCAAAAAAATCGtctaggtttattgttgtcatgcgTACCTgggtacaatgaaaacctttgttttgcatgctatccaaacatgaatgagctgccaggggaggaagttgaggcaggtacaataacaacacttgggacaggtacatggataaaaaaaggttcagagggatatgggtcaaacgcaggcgaaTGGGGCctgtttgtgctgtatgactgaaaTTTTCAGTCACCGCCTTATTTTGGCACAAAACGTAGGTAGCTTTCAAGTAAACTTCTTCAAGAACCCAATGAACCAACTTCCTTGCAAACATCCACAAAGTCTCAGATGTTACACGTGGAGTACAAAACTTACCTCAATGAATAGACTTTTTGGTGGTTTCATATCTTGAGTTATATCCAACCCTTCATCTCCTCCGATGGCTCTCATATAAGTGGCCAGTGACTTTTTATACTGATTGAACCACTCTGTCTGTGGGGAAGAAGCAAccaaacacaattaaaaaaagtaTTACTAAAATAGATAGTGTGAAAACTGGCCATCAGCCCACacaagttctatccgacacactagggataatttttacagaggccaattaacctacaaacctgcacgtctttggaatgtggaaggaaaccggagaaaacccatgttgtcataaggagaatgtgcaatctctgcacagacaacacccatagtcaggatcaaatctgggtatttggcactgtgagacagcaactaccACTGCGGCACCCTAATTGCTGGCTATTAGGCGGCCCAATTTTGATTGGTCAGTGTTGTAACCAACAAAAGGGGATAGCATTAACACAGAGCATTAAAGGACACAAAAAACATTTGCATATCAGAGTTTGGAACTGGTTGGTCACAATAATTAAAAAGGCTAAATATATAACATGGGGAAATATATAGCAAGGTCTCAGGATAAGAACAGGGAATTGGACCCAAGGATATATAGCAGGCACAGCTCAAGCTGGCTACATCCGTACTCTCATTTCTACAGTTCTATGAAACTGCAATTAAATGAACCTTTAGCATATTAAAGGGATCCAAAAGGGTAGTACACAGGATGGGCCTGAGAGCCTTTAGGTTGTCCAAAAACAATTTACCTCTTCAGGAGCAAAATGGAACCGGATTTCTGATGGCAGGACACTTCCATATTCCCACCTCAAGGATCGAATCCGTAGCATACGGTCATACCTGCCAAAGAGAAGCCCTTTGATCACTTTTCCCCAACGCAAATTATTTCCTTTAGAAGGCACAGGTATTGTAATAGTTTTCCCAAATGTAAGAACatgtattatctaaatggagaaaACCTGCAGACAAGGGGTGTACATGTTATCCAGGTGTTCTGATCCATGAATCTCAGGGCAGGCAGGGAGAGCAATTGTTTCAGAAGCCAAATGCATTTTGGTTTTTATGGCAAAGtgttggagtttagaaatagTAAAATATTATTACAGTTGAACATCTGAAGTACAGTTATGACTGTCTTTATGGCAGAATATACTGGGATTGGAGAAAGTCTAAAAGAGATTCACAAGGCTAATTCATGGGATGAAGGGACTGAATTATCAGGAGCAGTTAAATACGTTTATTTTAAATTCTAAAGAATATAAATGTATAAGGGGTATCTTATAATCGATACAAGATCCTTAGGACAGAGTTGATATCAAGATGTTTCTACCAGTGGGAGAAGCTCGAATGAGAGGACACTGTTGCAAGATTTGGGGCGGTCAATTTAGACCTGGTGCTTCGGGACAACTTCTTGCAGAGGGTGGAGAGTATCTGGAGTTGTCTACCCCAGAGGACCATGGAGACTAATCACTGTGGGTATATTAAGAGAAGCCTACCCTGCTTATCTTTTCTTGTATCCTTATGAATTAGTAATGGATATTTATAGCAACCACCTCATATTTCTGTCACAGTTGCAAAGAGGAAACAAGGATGCAAACTTTGTGGGAAGCGCATAATGTAGATATTCAGTTTAATAATATACTGTCAGTTACAGTGGAAACTCTCATCCAAGTTTTCATTAACCTAGCTGAAGAGTCCACACTCTTAGCAGTGAGGTTAATAACTCAGGGGCATAAATTTACTAAAGGATTAGTTGTGGAATTGTTATGACACAGGAAGCTGCTAATTCACATATCAAAGGTTTTGGAAGATCCTACTTCGAAGCAATATTAAACCACAATAGAACTGCCCGATACAAACCTTGACCTGAATTCCttttccaccacagatgctggttgaccagctgagttcctacagcagtttgttttattgCATTAAAACACTTCCAGCTGAATCACTGCACCTTAAGGGACGCCTATGGTCCAGGCTATACTTGTGTTTCATGATTACACATTGCACTCCACTCTCATGTTGAACTAATCTTGCAGTCAAAACATTAAGATTTCCCAAATCAAACCTTAATTTTACTGTTTCTCCTGTTTTTAAAGCTGTGTACAAATCTCTCCAATACCATCACCAATGCCTCGCTGCTCTCCTGTTCAATATTATGCGGACAAAAAAACTTTTGACATTTACAAGATAAATGTATATTTGTATTGTTTATACTTTAAAAATCACCATTAGAAAATACCCCAGAGAATGCCCACCCACATTACCCGATTTCATTTCATAAAAGAATAGAGTAGGACAATAGAAgagataagttcataaattccagGACTTTATGAATGCATCTCTTCTATTTGTCCAACTCTGTATATTTTGTTAAGAAGCGGATTTTGGCGAGTAGATTTAAACGGTTAATAAACCCTTTAAAATCCCAGGATTACTCCGTGCACACGATGTTAGATTATGTCATTAATCTAATCAAGCTGAAGATGGAATAAATTAACATTTGAATTTATTGGCGTGCAACAAGAATGAAGCCAAAGTGGGAAGTATCTGGAAAACAGTAGACAGAAACTAAACAGCAGTAGTGTGTCCAAAAAATTTCCTTAAAATAATAGATCACAAGAGCACTGGAGATTAGAAACCCTATGACTAGAAAGCACAGGGTCCCCGGTATAACTTACACACTGCAACATACAGGTATGCTAAAACGCAGCGTTTGTTCCTCAGCAAGCAGCAGTGACGAAACTTTATCGTTGGGATTAAGTCAGTCTTTTCTTCTGATTTAGCCTCGTTTCTACAAAAATAAAGAATACTACTTTAATAAATGATacttgattgtcacatgtaccaagggcccctaggtacagtgaaaagctttattttgcatacaacctgggcAATACCCAAGTGGAGCCACGTGTTGGCACCGACAATGGTACAAAAGTACTGAACAGTCCTATCCACTGCCTGTCGCCACACGTGGCAGCAGGCCCTCGTCCCCCAACAGTTCCCCATTTGTTGTCAGCACTCCCCAATGTTCACCACTGTCCTCCGCCGTGTCCCCCCATTGCTCTCGCTGGTCCACCTTGCTCTCGCTAAAAACAAAGATTTTACTAACTTCTAGTTCATTGTCATTCTTCTTTGACATTCCCGTTTCCATTCATATATTAACTATATACAACAATGACTATATTTAACAATCATGACTTTTGAAGGACATTGGGTGATATGGTGGCGCAGCCGggaagagctgctacctcacaagcCAGAGATCCAGGCTGGATCCTGACCCCAGGGCCAGAtgtttgaagtaaaatgcactccTGTCTCAGCACAGTCTATGACTGCAGTAAGAAAGTGGCAACGTCACATGTTGCGCTGTTGCAAGCAGGAATGTGATTGTttcatttcaggacatatgacaataaaacactcgtgactctCTTGACAGCGGTGACTGCTCATTACCTGACATGGAGTAAAGCCAAGCATTTGATTTTACAGTGAAGCTTCATATTGAATGGTTTGAACAGAACATTGTAACCCACGGAAATAATTGCAAAGCAAACCTCATATACTTAGAGGtttaataagcgagtttggtattccgactgtgcatgcccTGGTTATGGGTTGCTCGCgataaacactctcggcagccgtgCTGCTACATGGGTGCAGAcctgcgtttcgtccgtggtcggtggcgctgttgagttgctgctgggccgtccccgtcccctcccgattgTCTCGTCCCTGTCTGGGGGCGGCCGGGGATGTCTGGGGTGGCCCTAGGCTGGCGGGAGTCGGACGGGAGTGGCGGCCCAGGTTTGCGGGGAGGGGAGGCGCtggctccagctcaactctgcctgtcccgccgggttaacagATGGCCCCggactgacaggacaccagcCGGGAGCAATGGAGTTGCCTTCTCCTCGTTGGCTGTGTGCCTGGGCCGCCGCAGCGACAGGCTGGTGTCCCGTAGGTCTAGGGCTGTCTGttgacccggcgggacaggcagagttgagctggggccCAGTGACGGTTCAGCAGTGCTTgcggcaccagggacccgggttcgattctgactgcggatgaggcgcaggtctgtgtacaTGTGGCGACACGGTTGCCGAGTGTTTATCGCGTGTGACCTTTGAcagatcccatgattccttgcttttttcggaataccgaactcgcttattacttAAACGGTTCACATAATTTCAGAGTGAAAGCTTGGAGaaaatattaaataaacttaCACATCGCTTTGGTTCTGTTCGTATAAGGCCTTCATCTCTTCAAGGACTTCTCTGATACCATCCTCCTATAAGAAGCAGATTTTTATTTGAGGTAGCCAGATATTTGTcaatttatattttattattatcatgtgtactaaggtacagcaaaaagctttttgctgtgtgTTATCAAGTCAAAGAAATAACTACATAATTATAGTCAAGCCGTACACAGGATAACATAGCTAGTGTAAGAAATGTTGTTATGAAAtaaaggtttaaaagagtggagcaatcGTAATGTATGCTAGCAGAACCTCTTCTGGGACCAACACGCAAAGAGTTGCCATGCTCAGGTGTCATCTTGCTCAGATATTTACATAATTATCAACTAACTACCACGTGGATATACAAATAATTCACTGCACTGAGAAAGATTGCAGTTGACCCAATGTGCTGGTGCCTTTGTTCCATCCTTTCATGGTATTTGTTACATGGTACTTAGATTTAAAGCTTCTTTCCAATACTTTTTTTAACTTAATATCTTTTTCTATAAGTACTATAACTCATTGAAAAAACGATTGCAAGTAGATTATCTAAGAATGTTACCACCATAAAAATGTGGAAACTGATGAGAAGTGCGTTGAAGAGGAAATCTAATTCAGAAGTGAAGTTTTAAATGATGCCAGGACATCTGGTCCTTCACAATGAGCAGGAATTATTTCCAGTTAGACTAGTGgttcagaaaaaaaaaatctttcaatTATTTAGCTAATTTCAGGGTGAGATTTTGTCaagaataatttattttaaaaggagATAGTGGGTATATGAGTGCTATCTCTTTAACAGACTGATCAAATGACTTTTAAAACAAAATAGATACTTTTGAATAAATCATTAAAATTTCAGTGTTAAATGAAACACTGGTCAGAAAATTCTGTCCCAGATCCGGCTAACAGGCTGGTTTTAACATTCAACTAGTAACTAATTAAAACATATGGCAACACAATTATAGAGCAAGTAGAAAAGTTCAGAGGAAGGGACGCTTCAAAAAACTTCATTACACATGATCCTTGTGACTTTTGAACGAGAAACTGAGCCATAATCAAGGATTGGCAAATTCTCTCAATCCAAATTTGACGTACCTCAATTACAACTGCTGTCCATAAAAATTTCAAAACACAAGGATTTCTAAGACGAGAGCTGTCATTTTGTTGGTAACTACAAAGTCAAGTCATCAATTGTtacaactcgaacgcccaggaatgaaaGGGACTACAGAgtggcctccccaccatcaaaaggatcGATAGGAGCTTCTTCAAAAAGGCAAGAAACATCAAAGAACCTGGCCACCCTGCCATTTCGCTACCACCATCAGAAAGAAGGTACACGAGTCTGAatactgtgaccaccaggttcatgaacagcttcttcataACAACCATCAAATTCTTGAGCATTATACAACATTAACCTCAACAATGAACTTCGCtgcactgtctttggttgcactaaggactttgggaaTATTTTTTCCactagtattatggttattaaattactgaatttgtttattttatattatCTATATATATTACATTTACAGGCTGTaaagttgctgcaagtaagaatttcattgtcccgttgttacgagaattaaacactcttgactctggtTATTTGGTATTAGAGAAATTATTACAACTGGCTTAAACATTTTTTCCACAAGGGGGCCTCAATGTTATATCCAGAATTTACAAATCTCTATTATATATTGGACATTACTAGACTACAAAAATGCCTTTATACCACTTACTGGATTTACTGTGAGAAAATATCTAAAGACAAATTCAAACCTCAACATTGACCTGTAATGTCAATGCTTTGCAAACATAGTTAAatgtgggatagacacaaaaagctggagtagctcagcgggacaggcagcatctatggagagaaggaatgggtgatgtttcaggtagagacccttcttcagatgtgggaTTCGGGACACAAGGAACAGTACATGCTGGAATTTCAGGCAAAAAACAAGAGCCATGGGGTGTTTAATTACCGACAATGGAActcttacaaagtgctggaggaactcaggaagcatctgtggagggaatgggcacacAACATTCCTCCaatgttttgggttttttttgcttCAACTTTGGATGTAGTCCGTGGATTACTGCTCTGTAGTGTTTAGAATTATCTTAATCTACATTGATCCAGCAGTTAAACATCTGGAAATCATTCTTCCTttgcacccaaaacatcacccattccttctctccagagattctgcctgacccgctgagttactccagcattttgtgtctatcttcggtgaataGCCTGGTTGTTcactcacattgaatggaggcagTTGTCCATCCGTAGCGCGCTGCAGCTCCCGGATCAGCTCCACCACTTTTTCACAAAACATCACTTCCCACCAGAGGTTTTCTCTGcaggcctctccctccctcacagacacaagcggccgctccctccctccctccctcacacagacacaagcggccgctccctccctccctccctcacacagaCACAAGCGTGCCGCTCCCCCGCTCCCTCACAGCAGACCAAAGCGGCCGCTCCCTCCCACAGACAGACACAAGCGGGcgtccgctccctccctccctccctcacacagaCACAAGGCGGCCGCCTCCCCCGCTTCCCTCACACAGACACAAGCGGCCTCTCCCAtccctcacacagacacacagacacaagcggccgctccctccctccctcacacagacacaagcggccgctccctccctccctcacacagacacaagcggccgctccctccctcacacagacagacacaagcggccgctccctccctcacacagacagacacaagcGGCCGCTCCCCCGCTCCCTCACACAGACACAAgcggcctctccctccctcacacggACACAAgcggcctctccctccctccctcacacacacagacacaagcggcctctccctccctccctcacacggACACAAgcggcctctccctccctccctcacacacacagacacaagcggcctctccctccctccctcacacagacagacacaagcGGCCGCTCCCTAACACAAGACACAAGAGGCCGCCATTAAACGAATTCTCCCGCCATTGCCGCTTCCGGCCAATAGGAGCGCACCGTGGACGTCACTTCCCCCGGAAGTCGGCTCCCGCAGCGTGATCCATGTAAACAGTCGACAATGTTCCCCTCAAAGTGTTCCCTGAAGAGGTAAAGACGCGGCTGTGTGACTGCTGTATGTTTATTGTATTAAAGCGTGTGTAGCCAGTGCTGGTGATGACACCTTTTCCCGTTTAGATTCAGGCGTTTAACCCCTTTGCCAAATGTCGCGGGCTCGAGCGCCTGTCACCTCCCAACGGCCGCCCTCGGGCCACGCGCCTGCGTACTGACGCCCGTGCCCAGCGGCGCAGGCGCCAACCTCAGCACctgtatagaatcatagaatcatagaaagtaggtgcgagagtagaccaccaggtccgtcgagcccgcaccgccattcactcatggctgaacactaaacagacacacttacccacaaacagtagacacaagacacagaacacaagacacagaacacaagacactaccctcccctttataccgctatcacccctctccaccccaagaaccgcgtgatctcctgtactgagctttaggtttattattgtcacctgtgcagaggtacagtgaagagcttcgttttgcatgctatccaaacagagtaGATaaagttcatagcaaaaggatttgagtataagagcggggaggttctactgcagttgtacagggtcttggtgagaccacaccggaatattgcgtacagttttggtctcctaatctgaggaaagacattcttgtccatagagggagtacagagaaggttcaccagactgattcctgggatggcaggactttcatatgaggaaagactggatagaatcagcttgtacacgttggaattcagaagactgaggggggatcttatagaaacttacaaaattcttaaggggttagacaggctagatgcaggaagattattcccgatgttggggaagtc from Amblyraja radiata isolate CabotCenter1 chromosome 8, sAmbRad1.1.pri, whole genome shotgun sequence encodes:
- the gins1 gene encoding DNA replication complex GINS protein PSF1 isoform X1, which translates into the protein MFCEKVVELIRELQRATDGQLPPFNEDGIREVLEEMKALYEQNQSDVNEAKSEEKTDLIPTIKFRHCCLLRNKRCVLAYLYDRMLRIRSLRWEYGSVLPSEIRFHFAPEETEWFNQYKKSLATYMRAIGGDEGLDITQDMKPPKSLFIEVRCLKDYGEFEIDDGTTVLLKKNSQHFMPRWKCEQLIRHGILEHVLS
- the gins1 gene encoding DNA replication complex GINS protein PSF1 isoform X2 produces the protein MKALYEQNQSDVNEAKSEEKTDLIPTIKFRHCCLLRNKRCVLAYLYDRMLRIRSLRWEYGSVLPSEIRFHFAPEETEWFNQYKKSLATYMRAIGGDEGLDITQDMKPPKSLFIEVRCLKDYGEFEIDDGTTVLLKKNSQHFMPRWKCEQLIRHGILEHVLS